One window of the Glycocaulis alkaliphilus genome contains the following:
- a CDS encoding ABC transporter ATP-binding protein, with the protein MSDPALSIRGLVRQYQTDAELIEVLSGADLDLMPGELVGLVGPSGSGKSSLLHAAALLEKPNAGSVHVAGIDGLALNERGRTALRRREVGFVYQFHHLLPELDALDNVALPRLIAGESKAKARAKARDWLTKLGLGARLTHLPAQLSGGEQQRVAIARALVGEPRVVLADEPTGNLDPATSDQVFDALAAACREAGAAALVATHNLALAARMDRVVTLENGRVVAA; encoded by the coding sequence ATGAGTGATCCGGCCCTTTCCATTCGCGGCCTGGTGCGCCAGTACCAGACCGATGCCGAGTTGATCGAGGTGCTCAGCGGGGCCGATCTCGACCTGATGCCTGGCGAGCTGGTCGGCCTTGTTGGCCCTTCGGGCTCCGGCAAGTCCTCGCTCCTGCACGCGGCCGCGCTTTTGGAAAAGCCCAATGCCGGTTCGGTGCATGTTGCGGGTATTGACGGCCTCGCGCTGAACGAGCGCGGCCGCACCGCGCTGCGTCGCCGCGAAGTCGGTTTTGTCTATCAATTCCACCATTTGCTACCTGAGCTTGATGCGCTCGATAATGTCGCCCTGCCGCGCCTGATCGCAGGCGAGAGCAAGGCGAAGGCGCGCGCCAAGGCGCGTGACTGGCTGACAAAGCTGGGGCTTGGCGCCCGGCTGACCCATCTGCCGGCGCAGCTTTCCGGCGGGGAGCAGCAGCGTGTCGCCATCGCGCGCGCGCTGGTGGGCGAACCGCGTGTGGTGCTGGCCGATGAGCCGACCGGCAATCTCGATCCGGCGACCTCCGATCAGGTGTTTGACGCGCTGGCGGCGGCGTGCCGTGAGGCGGGCGCAGCGGCGCTGGTCGCCACCCACAATCTCGCATTGGCCGCGCGGATGGACAGGGTCGTCACGCTGGAGAATGGCCGCGTCGTCGCGGCCTGA
- a CDS encoding lipoprotein-releasing ABC transporter permease subunit: protein MSSAKAQPGNSKGAGAFSAWEFLLAFRYLRTRRKHGGVTLISVISFIGITLAVTALIAVMSIMNGFRHELLSRLLGVQPHVYVYTAESAALTGDLVDRINQVPGVRQAGPIIAAQALISSERGASGAQVIGVRPSDLGQFDLIAGEGDAAAAGGGIVQGSADDFGVGHHGGDGILIGSGIAAQLGVSAGDTVTLLAPQGASTPMGTVPRRKNYVVDGVVSMGVLDLDRIYVFMPLEQAALFFGRSGGADYIDIRVTNPDAPEAVVEAVRQLVPPGTAVFDWRRQNQSFWTALQVERMAMRMILSIIVLIAAMNIISGLVMLVKNKSRDIAILRTMGATQGAVMRVFLISGAAIGVLGTIAGIILGVLIAVFIGPIQDFLAFVTGVDVFDPSVYLLYRLPARLDWAEVAFVAVWGFATALIATLPPSWRAGRIDPVEALRYE, encoded by the coding sequence ATGAGTTCAGCGAAAGCACAGCCCGGCAATAGCAAAGGCGCAGGCGCGTTCAGCGCCTGGGAATTCCTGCTGGCTTTCCGTTACCTCAGAACCCGGCGCAAGCATGGCGGTGTGACGCTCATATCAGTGATTTCCTTTATCGGTATCACGCTGGCGGTGACCGCTTTGATCGCCGTCATGTCGATCATGAACGGCTTCCGCCACGAATTGCTGTCGCGCCTGCTGGGCGTGCAGCCGCATGTCTATGTCTATACCGCTGAGAGCGCGGCGCTGACGGGTGATCTGGTTGACCGGATCAATCAGGTGCCGGGCGTGCGCCAGGCCGGACCGATCATCGCGGCGCAGGCCCTGATCAGCTCGGAGCGCGGCGCTTCCGGGGCGCAGGTGATTGGCGTGCGCCCGTCTGACCTTGGCCAGTTCGATCTCATTGCCGGTGAAGGCGATGCGGCCGCAGCGGGCGGCGGCATCGTGCAAGGGTCTGCTGATGACTTCGGTGTCGGCCATCATGGCGGCGACGGCATATTGATCGGTTCCGGCATCGCCGCGCAGCTGGGCGTCAGTGCAGGCGACACGGTTACACTGCTGGCACCGCAGGGTGCGTCTACGCCCATGGGCACAGTGCCGCGCCGCAAAAACTATGTCGTGGACGGTGTTGTTTCCATGGGTGTTCTCGATCTCGACCGGATCTATGTCTTCATGCCGCTGGAGCAGGCCGCTTTGTTCTTCGGGCGATCGGGCGGCGCTGATTATATCGATATACGCGTGACCAATCCCGATGCGCCTGAGGCGGTGGTGGAGGCTGTGCGCCAGCTCGTGCCTCCCGGCACCGCCGTGTTTGACTGGCGCCGGCAGAACCAGTCCTTCTGGACCGCGCTGCAGGTGGAGCGCATGGCGATGCGCATGATCCTCTCCATCATCGTACTGATTGCGGCGATGAACATCATTTCCGGCCTCGTCATGCTGGTGAAGAACAAGAGCCGCGATATCGCCATTCTGCGCACGATGGGCGCGACGCAAGGCGCGGTAATGCGCGTTTTCCTCATCTCCGGCGCGGCCATCGGCGTGTTGGGCACCATTGCGGGCATCATTCTGGGCGTGCTGATCGCCGTGTTTATCGGCCCGATACAGGATTTCCTGGCGTTCGTGACGGGCGTCGATGTGTTCGATCCGTCCGTCTATCTGCTTTACCGCCTGCCTGCGCGGCTGGACTGGGCTGAAGTGGCGTTCGTGGCCGTGTGGGGTTTTGCGACCGCGCTGATTGCCACGCTGCCGCCCTCCTGGCGGGCAGGGCGGATCGATCCGGTGGAGGCGCTGCGCTATGAGTGA
- the proS gene encoding proline--tRNA ligase, protein MRLSRFFLPVLKETPADAQIVSHRLMLRAGMIRQEAAGIYSWLPLGFRVLKKIEQIVREEQDRAGAIELLMPTLQPADLWRESGRYEDYGKEMLRIVDRHERDLLYGPTNEEMITAIFRSYCRSYKDLPKILYHIQWKFRDEIRPRFGVMRGREFLMKDSYSFDLDEASARRAYNRMFVAYLNTFDRLGLKAVPMRADTGPIGGDLSHEFIILAETGESEVFCDSALVDMGAPGLDVDFDGDLQPLVDARTSLYAATEEMHEAERFAAEVPEERRLSARGIEVGHIFYFGTKYSAPLGANVTHPDGKDRPVHMGSYGVGVSRLLGAIIEAHHDEAGCIWPESVAPFGVGIINLKPGDADTDAACQSAYDALVKAGKDPLLDDTHERPGGKFATMDLIGVPWQLITGPRGLKEGKVEIKRRATGERFEVSLESALSQLTADQAGK, encoded by the coding sequence ATGCGCCTTAGCCGCTTTTTCCTGCCCGTCCTGAAGGAAACGCCTGCCGATGCGCAGATCGTCTCGCACCGGCTGATGCTGCGCGCCGGGATGATCCGGCAGGAAGCGGCGGGCATCTATTCCTGGCTGCCGCTGGGCTTCCGGGTGCTCAAGAAGATCGAACAGATCGTGCGCGAGGAGCAGGACCGGGCAGGGGCGATCGAGCTGCTCATGCCTACCCTGCAGCCGGCCGATCTCTGGCGCGAGAGCGGGCGCTATGAGGATTACGGCAAGGAGATGCTGCGCATTGTCGACCGCCATGAGCGCGATCTGCTCTACGGACCGACCAATGAGGAGATGATCACCGCGATCTTCCGCTCATACTGCCGGTCCTACAAGGACTTGCCGAAGATTCTCTATCACATCCAGTGGAAGTTCCGCGACGAGATCCGCCCGCGCTTTGGCGTGATGCGCGGGCGCGAGTTTCTGATGAAGGACAGCTATTCGTTCGATCTGGACGAGGCATCGGCCCGCCGCGCCTATAACCGCATGTTCGTGGCCTATCTGAACACGTTCGACCGGCTGGGCCTGAAAGCCGTGCCGATGCGCGCCGATACCGGCCCGATTGGCGGCGACCTCTCCCACGAATTCATCATCCTGGCCGAGACCGGCGAGAGCGAGGTGTTCTGCGATTCCGCCCTCGTCGATATGGGCGCGCCGGGCCTCGACGTCGATTTTGACGGCGATCTCCAGCCCCTTGTCGACGCGCGCACCTCGCTCTATGCCGCGACCGAGGAAATGCACGAGGCGGAGCGCTTTGCAGCCGAAGTGCCCGAAGAGCGGCGTCTGTCCGCGCGCGGCATTGAAGTGGGCCATATCTTCTATTTCGGCACCAAGTACTCGGCGCCGCTGGGCGCGAACGTCACCCATCCCGACGGCAAGGACCGCCCGGTCCATATGGGCTCCTACGGGGTGGGGGTGTCGCGCCTGCTGGGCGCGATCATCGAAGCGCACCATGACGAGGCCGGGTGTATCTGGCCGGAAAGCGTTGCGCCGTTCGGCGTGGGCATCATTAATCTCAAACCCGGTGACGCCGATACCGATGCGGCCTGCCAGAGCGCCTATGACGCGCTGGTGAAGGCTGGAAAAGACCCGCTGCTGGACGACACCCATGAGCGTCCGGGCGGCAAGTTTGCCACCATGGATCTGATCGGTGTGCCCTGGCAGCTCATTACCGGTCCGCGCGGGCTGAAAGAGGGCAAGGTGGAGATCAAGCGCCGCGCCACCGGCGAGCGCTTTGAGGTCAGCCTTGAAAGCGCACTCTCTCAGCTGACAGCGGATCAGGCGGGCAAATGA
- a CDS encoding DUF1467 family protein → MAERPRVQVQPAFRYLGLFLSVLALVIMFAQLFVTSGEVGFVEGLVVYLITWWIVIFTVLPLRIQGQYEAGDIVDGSEPGAPVNPRLKEKALLTTVITSVLWLVFFAVMELGLIDLNTLWGPEYR, encoded by the coding sequence ATGGCAGAGCGTCCGCGCGTGCAGGTTCAACCCGCGTTTCGCTATCTCGGCCTGTTTCTCAGCGTTCTGGCGCTGGTGATCATGTTCGCGCAGTTATTTGTCACCTCCGGCGAGGTGGGCTTTGTCGAGGGGCTGGTGGTCTATCTCATCACCTGGTGGATCGTGATCTTCACGGTGCTGCCCTTGCGCATACAGGGCCAGTACGAGGCGGGTGACATTGTCGATGGCAGTGAGCCCGGCGCGCCGGTCAATCCGCGCCTTAAGGAGAAGGCGCTGTTGACCACCGTCATCACCAGCGTGCTCTGGCTGGTTTTCTTTGCGGTGATGGAGTTGGGCCTGATCGACCTCAACACGCTCTGGGGGCCTGAGTACCGGTAG
- the mce gene encoding methylmalonyl-CoA epimerase, protein MKIGRLNHVGVATPDVKAAAKTYADLYGAIDATEAKDFPHLGVRVVFVSVPNMQIELIEPLGADSPIHKFLEKNPKGGQHHMCFEVSDIVAARDAMRERGATVLGTGEPYIGAHGVPVIFVHPKDTGGVLVELMQAPDEGAH, encoded by the coding sequence ATGAAAATCGGACGATTGAACCATGTTGGCGTAGCCACGCCGGACGTGAAGGCGGCGGCGAAAACCTATGCCGATCTTTATGGTGCCATTGACGCGACCGAGGCGAAGGATTTCCCCCATCTGGGCGTGCGCGTCGTGTTCGTCTCCGTGCCGAACATGCAGATCGAGCTGATCGAACCGCTGGGCGCCGACAGCCCGATCCACAAATTCCTGGAGAAGAACCCGAAGGGTGGCCAGCACCATATGTGCTTTGAAGTCAGCGACATCGTGGCGGCGCGTGATGCAATGCGTGAACGCGGCGCGACAGTGCTCGGCACGGGCGAACCCTATATCGGCGCGCACGGCGTGCCGGTGATCTTCGTCCACCCCAAGGACACGGGCGGCGTGCTGGTCGAGCTGATGCAGGCACCGGATGAGGGGGCGCACTGA
- a CDS encoding ribonuclease J, whose product MNLNLYGFGPEEDRKWIIVDCGVTFGDLTTPGVDVIMPDPRFIEERKHQLLGIVLTHAHEDHMGAVAYLWERLRCPIWATPFTAYLMRDRLAERGLSNEAKVREISLTGRFDIGPFDLELITLTHSIPEPNGLAIRTPAGLILHTGDWKIDPEPLIGAPTDPEAIKALGREGILAMVCDSTNVFTPGEAGSEAGVRESLTKVIAEQKGKVAIAAFASNVARLETAILAAEANGRRVCLVGRSMHRMAGAAKSVGLLQSCAPFVEEEEAGYFPSDKIAFVCTGSQGEPRAALSRIADRSHRNVTLTEGDTVIFSSRVIPGNERSIYDLMNRLALRGVKIITERDRHIHVSGHPCRDELKQMYEWAKPKVAIPVHGEARHLIEHAAYAKQLGVPSAVIPSNGSLIAINADGARIIDEAPAGRLHLDGNFIVDAEASSMRERRKMAYGGAISVALAVSGKGEIVSGPDLRALGVPDTGGDDMDEFLDALADAAERAFAKMGNKARRDEDEVEEVVRQAVRREANRLWGKKPVVEAMVLMV is encoded by the coding sequence ATGAATCTGAACCTCTACGGCTTCGGGCCGGAAGAGGACCGTAAATGGATCATCGTTGATTGCGGGGTGACATTCGGTGATCTGACGACGCCCGGCGTTGACGTTATCATGCCCGACCCGCGCTTCATTGAAGAGCGCAAGCATCAGCTTCTGGGCATCGTGCTGACCCATGCCCACGAAGACCATATGGGCGCGGTGGCCTATCTCTGGGAGCGGCTGCGCTGCCCCATCTGGGCCACGCCCTTTACCGCCTATCTGATGCGTGACCGGCTGGCCGAGCGCGGCCTGTCGAACGAAGCCAAGGTCCGCGAGATTTCGCTGACCGGCCGGTTCGACATCGGACCGTTCGACCTCGAACTCATCACGCTGACGCACTCCATCCCGGAGCCGAACGGGCTTGCCATCCGTACGCCTGCGGGCCTGATCCTGCATACCGGCGACTGGAAGATCGATCCTGAGCCGCTGATCGGCGCACCGACTGACCCCGAAGCCATCAAGGCGCTGGGCCGCGAGGGCATTCTGGCCATGGTGTGTGACAGCACCAATGTGTTCACGCCGGGCGAGGCGGGCTCTGAAGCAGGCGTACGCGAAAGCCTGACCAAGGTCATCGCCGAGCAGAAGGGCAAGGTGGCGATTGCCGCCTTCGCCTCCAATGTCGCGCGCCTTGAAACGGCTATCCTGGCGGCTGAGGCCAATGGGCGGCGCGTCTGTCTGGTTGGCCGCTCCATGCACCGCATGGCGGGTGCGGCGAAGTCCGTGGGTCTCCTGCAATCGTGCGCGCCCTTCGTCGAAGAGGAAGAGGCGGGCTATTTCCCCAGCGACAAGATCGCTTTTGTCTGCACAGGCAGTCAGGGCGAGCCGCGTGCGGCGCTCTCGCGTATTGCTGACCGTTCGCACCGTAATGTGACCCTCACCGAGGGTGATACGGTCATCTTCTCCTCGCGCGTGATCCCCGGCAATGAGCGCAGCATCTATGATCTGATGAACCGGCTGGCTCTGCGCGGCGTGAAGATCATCACCGAGCGCGACCGGCATATCCACGTGTCCGGCCATCCCTGCCGCGATGAGCTGAAGCAAATGTATGAATGGGCGAAGCCGAAAGTGGCGATCCCCGTGCATGGCGAGGCGCGCCATCTGATCGAGCACGCGGCCTATGCAAAACAGCTGGGCGTTCCCTCCGCCGTCATCCCGAGCAATGGCAGCCTGATTGCCATCAATGCGGACGGCGCGCGCATTATCGATGAAGCCCCGGCGGGCCGCCTGCATCTCGATGGCAATTTCATCGTCGATGCCGAGGCCAGCTCCATGCGCGAACGGCGCAAGATGGCCTATGGCGGCGCGATCAGCGTGGCGCTGGCGGTCTCCGGCAAGGGCGAGATCGTTTCGGGGCCGGACCTGCGGGCGCTGGGTGTGCCCGATACCGGCGGTGATGATATGGATGAATTCCTCGATGCTCTGGCCGATGCCGCCGAGCGGGCTTTTGCCAAAATGGGTAACAAGGCGCGCCGCGACGAGGACGAGGTGGAGGAAGTGGTGAGACAGGCCGTGCGCCGCGAGGCCAACCGGCTATGGGGCAAGAAGCCCGTCGTCGAAGCCATGGTGTTGATGGTCTAG
- a CDS encoding type III pantothenate kinase, which yields MLLAIDCGNTNTLFAVHDGKDWRAQWRTATYSPRTADEYAVWLAQLMTLQGLSFDDLSACVISSVVPQSLFNLRNLSKRYLKTDPVVIGDAGVNLGISVNLDRPGEAGADRLVNALGCRVKYPGHLIIVDSGTATTFDIVSADGVFEGGIIAPGINLSMQALHNAAAQLPRIAIEKPDRVIGKNTVGAMQSGVFWGYIDLIDGLIGRIRAEYGQPMSVIATGGVASLFEGASRAIDHFDADVTIRGLLEVWRLNSVRKGA from the coding sequence ATGCTGCTGGCGATTGATTGCGGCAATACCAATACGCTGTTTGCCGTTCATGACGGCAAGGACTGGCGCGCGCAATGGCGCACCGCCACCTACAGCCCGCGTACGGCGGACGAATACGCGGTCTGGCTGGCGCAGCTGATGACCCTGCAGGGCCTCAGCTTCGACGATCTGTCGGCCTGCGTCATTTCATCAGTGGTGCCGCAATCCCTGTTCAATCTGCGCAATCTGTCAAAGCGCTATCTGAAGACCGATCCGGTGGTGATTGGTGATGCAGGCGTCAATCTGGGTATCAGCGTCAATCTGGACAGGCCGGGAGAGGCAGGTGCGGACCGTCTGGTCAATGCGCTGGGTTGCCGGGTGAAGTATCCCGGCCATCTCATCATTGTGGATTCCGGCACGGCGACGACCTTCGATATCGTGTCCGCGGACGGGGTGTTTGAGGGCGGGATCATCGCGCCGGGCATCAATCTCTCCATGCAGGCTTTGCACAATGCGGCGGCGCAGCTGCCGCGCATCGCCATCGAGAAGCCTGATCGCGTGATCGGGAAGAATACAGTCGGCGCCATGCAGTCTGGCGTGTTCTGGGGCTATATCGACCTCATAGACGGGCTGATCGGGCGTATCCGCGCCGAGTACGGCCAGCCCATGAGTGTCATCGCAACCGGCGGCGTGGCGTCGCTCTTTGAGGGCGCCTCGCGCGCTATCGATCATTTTGACGCGGATGTGACCATTCGCGGTTTGTTGGAAGTCTGGCGCCTCAATAGCGTCCGCAAAGGAGCCTGA
- a CDS encoding biotin--[acetyl-CoA-carboxylase] ligase, whose product MLRIDHYAELDSTNEEARRRALAGERGPVWIRADRQGAGRGRRGRTWVSQPGNLFITGLYVLDTQAGDAARLSFAAALAVADLVEELAPGLNPRLKWPNDVLIEGRKVCGILLESGAAPGGGLWLAAGIGVNLAHHPEDSERPATSLAAHGTKPDPAHAGERLAHHFDIWLQRWQVSGFAPIRDAWLARAHGLGERVVARLETETVEGIFADLMPDGALRLDLADGTRRLISAGDVFFPANPQG is encoded by the coding sequence GTGCTGCGGATCGATCACTACGCCGAGCTGGATTCCACCAATGAAGAGGCCCGCCGCCGGGCGCTCGCAGGAGAGCGCGGGCCGGTCTGGATACGCGCAGACCGTCAGGGGGCAGGGCGCGGACGGCGCGGCCGCACCTGGGTAAGCCAGCCCGGCAATCTCTTCATCACCGGGCTTTACGTGCTCGATACGCAGGCCGGTGATGCGGCGCGGCTCTCCTTTGCCGCAGCCCTGGCCGTCGCCGATCTCGTCGAGGAACTTGCTCCCGGTCTCAATCCGCGCCTGAAATGGCCCAATGATGTGCTGATCGAGGGCCGCAAGGTCTGTGGCATATTGCTGGAATCTGGCGCGGCTCCGGGCGGCGGTCTGTGGCTGGCTGCCGGGATCGGCGTCAATCTCGCCCATCACCCGGAAGATTCCGAGCGCCCCGCGACCAGCCTTGCCGCCCATGGCACCAAGCCTGACCCGGCCCATGCCGGGGAGCGGCTGGCCCATCATTTCGATATTTGGCTGCAGCGCTGGCAGGTGAGTGGCTTTGCCCCGATACGCGATGCGTGGCTCGCCCGCGCGCACGGGCTCGGCGAGCGGGTCGTGGCGCGGCTGGAGACCGAGACGGTGGAAGGCATATTCGCCGATCTGATGCCCGATGGCGCACTGCGGCTGGATTTGGCAGATGGCACAAGACGGCTTATCTCCGCAGGCGATGTCTTCTTTCCGGCTAACCCACAAGGCTGA
- the nuoN gene encoding NADH-quinone oxidoreductase subunit NuoN, which translates to MTGSMLLADLSLIVPELILAVGAMALLLAGVFIKGEETAARLVSLAAMALLILAAGVAVFLAPQGGGTAFFGAFVLDSFSLYAKAVVYLAAAIALVLAGHYLRTERLARFEFPVLILLATLGMSVMVSAGDLIALYLGLELQSLALYILAAFNRDSLRASEAGLKYFVLGALSSGLLLYGASLVYGFAGSTEFGAIALAAENPSVGLIFGLVFVVSGLAFKISAAPFHMWTPDVYEGAPTPVAAFFATAPKLAAMVLLIRVLMEPFGAMSDQWQQITIILAILSMGIGSLGALLQTNIKRLMAYSSIGNMGYALVGLSAASEAAVWAVLLYMTLYVIGVAGAFGVILSMRRAEGMVERIEDLAGLSKSRPGLALAFTGLLLSIGGMPFLVGFFGKLFVFYAAVQAGLVWLVVLAGIFSTVSIAYYLMILKRVWFDEPTGGEFLNPPASVAVITRVTGIATVGLLLLVPFMLNRVIEAGSAIGG; encoded by the coding sequence ATGACCGGATCCATGCTTCTTGCCGATCTCAGCCTCATCGTTCCTGAGCTGATCCTCGCCGTTGGCGCCATGGCGCTCCTGCTGGCGGGTGTCTTCATCAAGGGTGAGGAAACGGCCGCGCGTCTGGTGTCGCTGGCGGCGATGGCGCTCCTGATCCTCGCGGCGGGCGTGGCGGTGTTTCTGGCCCCGCAAGGTGGCGGCACGGCCTTCTTTGGCGCATTCGTGCTGGACAGCTTCTCGCTTTACGCCAAGGCGGTTGTCTATCTGGCGGCGGCTATCGCGCTGGTTCTGGCTGGCCATTACCTGCGCACCGAGCGGCTGGCGCGTTTCGAGTTCCCGGTGCTGATCCTGCTGGCGACGCTTGGCATGTCGGTCATGGTGTCGGCCGGCGATCTCATCGCGCTCTATCTGGGTCTCGAGCTGCAATCGCTGGCACTCTACATCCTCGCCGCCTTCAACCGTGACAGCCTTCGCGCCTCGGAAGCGGGCCTGAAATATTTCGTGCTCGGCGCGCTTTCCTCCGGCCTGCTGCTCTATGGCGCGTCGCTGGTTTACGGCTTTGCTGGCTCCACCGAGTTTGGCGCGATTGCGCTGGCGGCGGAAAACCCGTCTGTCGGCCTCATCTTCGGCCTGGTGTTCGTGGTCTCCGGCCTTGCCTTCAAGATCTCCGCTGCGCCCTTCCATATGTGGACGCCGGACGTCTATGAGGGCGCGCCGACGCCGGTTGCTGCCTTCTTTGCGACCGCGCCGAAGCTTGCCGCCATGGTGCTGCTCATCCGCGTGCTGATGGAGCCGTTTGGCGCGATGTCCGACCAGTGGCAGCAGATCACGATTATTCTGGCGATCCTCTCAATGGGTATCGGGTCGCTGGGCGCGCTCCTGCAGACCAATATCAAGCGCCTGATGGCCTATTCCTCCATCGGTAATATGGGCTATGCGCTGGTTGGTCTGTCTGCAGCCAGCGAGGCGGCTGTGTGGGCCGTTCTGCTCTACATGACGCTCTATGTGATCGGTGTGGCCGGCGCGTTCGGCGTCATCCTCTCCATGCGCCGCGCTGAGGGCATGGTGGAGCGGATCGAGGATCTGGCGGGTCTCTCCAAGTCCCGCCCCGGCCTTGCGCTCGCCTTTACGGGTCTGCTGCTGTCGATTGGCGGCATGCCCTTCCTCGTCGGCTTCTTCGGCAAGCTGTTCGTGTTCTATGCCGCCGTGCAGGCGGGCCTTGTCTGGCTGGTGGTACTGGCCGGTATCTTCTCCACCGTCTCGATTGCCTACTATCTGATGATCCTGAAGCGGGTCTGGTTTGACGAACCCACAGGCGGCGAGTTCCTCAACCCGCCCGCCAGCGTGGCCGTCATCACGCGCGTGACCGGCATTGCGACCGTGGGCCTGCTCCTGCTGGTGCCGTTCATGCTTAACCGCGTCATCGAGGCGGGTTCGGCCATCGGCGGCTAG
- a CDS encoding NADH-quinone oxidoreductase subunit M, with amino-acid sequence MLGQLPILTALTFLPALGAVAILVLRALMRSEDRPALDRNARGVALFVTLFVFALSILLVLEFDTAQPGFQFVETADWLTAMGINYRMGVDGLSVLFVLLTAFLMPICILASWKLEKRVADYMAAFLLLEALVIGIFCALDLVLFYIFFEGSLIPMFLIIGVWGGANRIYAAFKFFLYTFLGSVLMLVAMIYMFVVSGTTDITVLLEHEFLRDAQMWLWLAFFASFAVKMPMWPVHTWLPDAHVEAPTAGSVILAGILLKLGGYGFLRFSIPMFPDASAFFAPMVMVLSVIAIIYTSLVAFRQTDIKKLIAYSSVAHMGFVTMGIFTMNALGVQGAIFQMISHGVISGALFLCVGVIYDRFHTRDIAFYGGLVHKMPVYAAFFALFTMANVGLPGTSGFVGEIMTMMGAFEYDPRVAFGAAFGVIVSAVYMLTLYKKVVFGEMTNPKLESATDLDWREWINLGVLAFLAIWLGFFTTPITDITTASVEALISQYQGALAASANP; translated from the coding sequence ATGCTGGGACAACTGCCCATCCTTACTGCGCTGACCTTCCTGCCTGCGCTGGGCGCGGTGGCGATACTGGTCCTGCGCGCGCTGATGCGCTCAGAAGACCGTCCGGCGCTGGACCGTAATGCGCGTGGTGTCGCCCTGTTCGTGACGCTGTTCGTGTTCGCGCTGTCGATCCTGCTGGTGCTGGAGTTTGATACCGCCCAGCCCGGCTTCCAGTTTGTCGAGACGGCCGACTGGCTCACTGCCATGGGCATCAATTACCGCATGGGCGTGGACGGGCTGTCGGTGCTGTTCGTCCTGCTGACCGCCTTCCTGATGCCGATCTGTATTCTGGCAAGCTGGAAGCTGGAAAAGCGCGTGGCCGACTATATGGCCGCCTTCCTGCTGCTCGAAGCGCTGGTCATCGGCATTTTCTGCGCGCTGGACCTCGTACTCTTCTACATTTTCTTTGAAGGCTCGCTGATCCCGATGTTCCTCATCATCGGGGTGTGGGGCGGTGCCAACCGCATCTATGCGGCGTTCAAGTTCTTCCTCTACACCTTCCTCGGCTCGGTGCTGATGCTGGTGGCGATGATCTATATGTTTGTCGTCTCCGGGACGACCGACATCACCGTGCTGCTGGAGCATGAATTCCTGCGCGATGCGCAGATGTGGCTATGGCTGGCCTTCTTCGCCTCGTTCGCTGTGAAGATGCCGATGTGGCCGGTTCATACCTGGCTGCCCGATGCGCACGTGGAAGCGCCGACGGCCGGCTCGGTCATTCTGGCGGGCATCCTTCTGAAGCTTGGCGGCTATGGCTTCCTGCGCTTCTCCATTCCGATGTTCCCCGATGCCAGCGCCTTCTTTGCGCCGATGGTGATGGTGCTCTCGGTCATCGCGATCATCTACACCTCGCTGGTCGCCTTCCGGCAGACCGACATCAAGAAGCTGATCGCCTATTCGTCGGTCGCCCACATGGGCTTCGTGACGATGGGTATCTTCACGATGAACGCGCTGGGCGTGCAGGGCGCGATCTTCCAGATGATCTCCCACGGCGTCATCTCCGGCGCGCTCTTCCTGTGTGTCGGCGTCATCTATGACCGCTTCCACACGCGCGACATCGCCTTCTATGGCGGGCTGGTTCACAAAATGCCGGTCTATGCCGCCTTCTTCGCCCTGTTCACCATGGCCAATGTCGGCCTGCCGGGCACTTCGGGCTTTGTCGGCGAGATCATGACCATGATGGGCGCGTTCGAGTACGACCCGCGCGTCGCCTTTGGTGCCGCCTTCGGTGTGATCGTCTCGGCCGTCTACATGCTGACCCTCTACAAGAAGGTCGTGTTCGGCGAGATGACGAACCCGAAACTGGAGTCGGCCACCGATCTCGACTGGCGTGAGTGGATCAATCTGGGTGTGCTGGCCTTCCTGGCTATCTGGCTCGGCTTCTTCACCACCCCGATCACCGACATCACCACCGCTTCGGTCGAAGCGCTGATCTCGCAATATCAGGGGGCGCTGGCCGCCTCCGCCAACCCGTAA